CCGAGCGTACGAAGAGGACAAGCAGGCCCGCCGAAATCACCGGCATACCCCACAGAAGCCGCCTGACGCCGCCGCCGTGGGCGCCGTACTGCAGCAAAAAACCGACCAAGAGCGTAATCGATGCCGCGAAGAGAAAAAGATTCCGGAGGTCGAGTCTCGGTCGTCCCACGGGAGCAGCGGATCCCCTCCACGTGGCCACGATTACGGCGGCCGAGAGCGCGCCCAGCGGAATGTTGATGAAAAAAGCCCAACGCCAGAGTCCCAGATCGGCGAGTGTCCCGCCGATGATCGGTCCCACGAGGCTGGCCAGGCCCCAGATTCCGCTGATGATGCCTTGGAGGCGCGCGCGTTGTTCGAGCGGGAAGGTCTCACCGACCATCGTCATCCCGATCGGCATGAGCCCGCCACCTCCCAGGCCCTGAAGGAATCGGAACACGCAGAGTTGCACCATCGTCGTCGCGAAACCGCACAGGGCGGATCCGGTGATGAAGATGGCAATCGCAAACAAGTAGAAACGTCCCTTGCCATACAGATCGGATAGCCGGCCCCACACCGGTCCGGCGAGCGTGGCGGAGAGGACGTACGCGGAGAAGACCCAGCTGAACAGATCGATTCGGTGAAGCGATGCGATGGCTGTGGGCATGGAAGTGCTGATGACCGTCGATTCCATCGCCATCAGGAAAATACCGAGCGACACGCCGACCATCAGGGTGGTCTTTTGCCTCCGCGTCATGACTTCCAGGGACGACGCCAGGACTTCTGCGTTAGCCGACATGTTTCAAGACGGTATCGTACAGCTTCTGCTCTCGGTCCGCCTGCGCGCGTACTCGTCCGGCGATCGATTCGAACGCATCCGGCCGCTCCTTCTCACTCTCCTGCTTGAGGAGTTGGGAGATATCGCTCCACTCCTGACCGATCTCCTGCATCAGGGCGGACAGACGCAGGGGCCGCAGCGCGGGGAGGATCCGCTCCGCCTCGCGGAGGAATTCGGCGTACAGGAGTCGAAAAGCTCCGCCGCCCGTCCCACGCTTCTCGATGATCTGATAGGTAAATCGGGCACACCACTTCCAATCGGCGACTTCGCCCCAGCCCGGGAGATTGTCCGCCAGGGTCCGAATGGCGGCGACCCCCTTGTTCGCGGGGAACTGGCTGTCTTCCAGCATGTCCGATG
The sequence above is drawn from the Nitrospirota bacterium genome and encodes:
- a CDS encoding MFS transporter, coding for MSANAEVLASSLEVMTRRQKTTLMVGVSLGIFLMAMESTVISTSMPTAIASLHRIDLFSWVFSAYVLSATLAGPVWGRLSDLYGKGRFYLFAIAIFITGSALCGFATTMVQLCVFRFLQGLGGGGLMPIGMTMVGETFPLEQRARLQGIISGIWGLASLVGPIIGGTLADLGLWRWAFFINIPLGALSAAVIVATWRGSAAPVGRPRLDLRNLFLFAASITLLVGFLLQYGAHGGGVRRLLWGMPVISAGLLVLFVRSERRSASPLIPLGLWRNRIFRAAIFHGFFSAMAMFGSLSFVPLFAQGVMKTTAMQAGQLLTPFILTWVFSSVISARLILSVGYRKVLIAGVALLAVGFLSLRGMDTRTTKKEVVGSLAVAGTGMGFGFVPMLIAVQSGVVRSELGIATSGIVFFRNVGATIGLSIMGAVMNERLTSKDPAMQGANLHELQLILSHNGNGESSLPPEARERLKGALSYALHGVFWIAFIASLLALPSPWMVPKGKASQLVNPNSVTGAGR